A window of the Deinococcus gobiensis I-0 genome harbors these coding sequences:
- the rpsO gene encoding 30S ribosomal protein S15, translating into MIDKKQIIGEHAKDSSDTGSTAVQVALLTARINNLSVHLGTNKKDKAGQRGLQLLNGQRRRLLKYLERTDYDGYIALTDKLGIRRGQRIVR; encoded by the coding sequence ATGATCGACAAGAAGCAGATTATCGGCGAGCACGCCAAGGACAGCAGCGACACCGGCAGCACCGCCGTGCAGGTGGCCCTGCTCACCGCGCGCATCAACAACCTGTCGGTGCACCTGGGCACCAACAAGAAGGACAAGGCCGGCCAGCGCGGCCTGCAGCTCCTGAACGGCCAGCGCCGCCGCCTCCTGAAGTACCTGGAGCGCACGGACTACGACGGCTACATCGCCCTGACCGACAAGCTCGGCATCCGCCGCGGCCAGCGCATCGTCCGCTAA
- a CDS encoding carbonic anhydrase, whose product MSEESQPALHPGDLKRRVQDAIRRGASMEEIADLKRADIGGTEEAIRALKDGNARFFSGEAARPELGANERRAQIMGQTPFAAILACSDSRVPVELVFDQGLGQLFVVRVAGNVVGEAGLGSLEYAIKHLDVHLVMVMGHEGCGAVAAALLPPEQLASEPEHLQALIGRIQPSVQNMPSIRDKKARMREAVLNNVRYQVQQLRDQPFIQDAEARGHIRVIGGFYEIGSGAVDFLTDEEDLRP is encoded by the coding sequence ATGAGCGAAGAGAGCCAACCCGCCCTGCACCCCGGAGACCTCAAGCGGCGCGTGCAGGACGCCATCCGCCGGGGCGCGAGCATGGAGGAGATCGCCGATCTCAAGCGCGCGGACATCGGCGGCACGGAGGAAGCCATCCGGGCGCTGAAGGACGGGAACGCCCGGTTTTTCAGCGGCGAGGCGGCCCGTCCGGAGCTCGGGGCCAACGAGCGCCGCGCGCAGATCATGGGCCAGACGCCCTTCGCGGCCATCCTGGCGTGCAGCGACAGCCGCGTGCCGGTCGAGCTGGTCTTTGACCAGGGCCTGGGGCAGCTGTTCGTGGTGCGCGTGGCCGGCAACGTGGTGGGCGAGGCGGGCCTGGGGTCGCTGGAGTACGCCATCAAGCACCTCGACGTGCACCTGGTCATGGTGATGGGCCACGAGGGCTGCGGCGCGGTCGCGGCGGCCCTGTTGCCTCCCGAGCAGCTCGCCAGCGAACCGGAGCACCTCCAGGCGCTCATCGGGCGCATCCAGCCCAGCGTGCAGAACATGCCCTCCATCCGTGACAAGAAGGCCCGCATGCGCGAGGCGGTGCTGAACAACGTGCGCTATCAGGTGCAGCAGCTGCGCGACCAGCCCTTCATCCAGGATGCCGAGGCGCGCGGGCACATCCGGGTGATCGGGGGCTTCTACGAGATCGGCT
- a CDS encoding gamma-glutamylcyclotransferase family protein: protein MPASAPPSPLPPLTTVFVYGTLMPGERNADVAGPPGSFRARRAMLDGHCLLHLVPEQYPAALVGQPGDVIHGHALTYTPQDWAAALPFLDDLEGVDETPPLYRRVAVRLRLEDGGEVDAWVYLYAQQERLARPGVLPLPGGDWRAAPGRDRPRPGDR, encoded by the coding sequence GTGCCCGCCTCTGCTCCTCCCTCTCCCCTTCCGCCACTGACCACCGTCTTCGTGTACGGCACCCTCATGCCCGGCGAGCGCAACGCCGACGTGGCGGGGCCGCCCGGCAGTTTCCGGGCACGGAGGGCCATGCTGGACGGCCACTGCCTCCTGCACCTCGTCCCCGAGCAGTATCCGGCGGCCCTGGTCGGCCAGCCCGGCGACGTGATCCACGGCCACGCCCTGACCTACACCCCGCAGGACTGGGCAGCGGCCCTCCCCTTTCTCGACGACCTGGAGGGGGTGGACGAGACGCCCCCCCTCTACCGCCGCGTCGCCGTGCGGCTGCGCCTGGAGGACGGAGGCGAGGTGGACGCCTGGGTCTACCTGTACGCGCAGCAGGAGCGGCTCGCGCGGCCCGGCGTCCTGCCCCTTCCCGGGGGCGACTGGCGCGCGGCGCCCGGGCGGGACCGTCCCCGGCCCGGCGACCGCTGA